One part of the Nostoc sp. PCC 7120 = FACHB-418 genome encodes these proteins:
- a CDS encoding AI-2E family transporter gives MNISLNQLIKWLIITLLFPLVCLNGWLVFAFFQYFQPLVTIFVLAILLAFVLNYPVSALQKRGIKRSNAVGLVFVLTVIILIASGVTLLPIAIEQFHEIAKILPLWIDSSQEKLQNLNDWAIGQHFKLNIGQILTRIIDKIPDELESVSNQTFKIIVETVDSISEAIVTVVITFYLLVDGQRIWEGIFKKLPMSLAQKLKQSIQKNFQNYLIGQGTLALLMGTSQTLLFLAFQVQFGLLFGLGVGFLSLIPFGDVVSLIVITLIVATHDFWLALKILAVAVVIDQIIDQAIAPRLLGSFTGLRPIWVLVSLLVGTYIGGLLGLLIAVPVAGLIKDAVDGFPSLTTGIENVLPTETTTEVLSPESTSS, from the coding sequence ATGAATATTTCACTCAATCAATTGATTAAATGGTTAATAATAACCCTACTGTTTCCTCTGGTTTGTTTAAATGGTTGGTTAGTTTTTGCATTTTTCCAGTATTTTCAACCGTTAGTGACAATATTTGTCCTGGCAATATTACTGGCATTTGTTTTAAACTACCCTGTTTCTGCTCTTCAGAAACGGGGTATTAAACGTAGTAATGCAGTAGGATTAGTTTTTGTTCTGACTGTGATTATTTTAATTGCTTCAGGTGTCACCTTATTACCCATAGCAATAGAGCAATTCCATGAAATTGCTAAAATTTTACCCTTATGGATTGATTCTAGCCAAGAAAAACTACAAAACTTAAACGATTGGGCTATTGGTCAACATTTCAAGTTGAATATAGGGCAGATATTAACACGGATTATTGATAAAATTCCTGATGAATTGGAGTCTGTTTCTAATCAAACTTTTAAGATTATTGTAGAAACAGTTGATAGTATATCCGAAGCTATAGTTACAGTTGTGATCACTTTTTATCTGTTAGTAGATGGGCAAAGAATTTGGGAAGGAATATTTAAAAAATTACCGATGTCTTTGGCTCAAAAGTTAAAACAATCTATTCAGAAGAATTTTCAAAATTATTTGATTGGACAAGGGACTTTAGCTTTACTGATGGGAACCTCTCAAACTCTTTTGTTTTTAGCTTTTCAAGTGCAGTTTGGGTTACTGTTTGGCTTAGGAGTTGGGTTTTTAAGCTTAATTCCTTTCGGTGATGTTGTTAGCTTGATTGTGATTACTTTAATCGTAGCTACCCATGACTTTTGGTTAGCGTTGAAGATTTTAGCAGTAGCAGTTGTCATTGATCAAATTATTGATCAGGCGATCGCACCCCGCCTTTTAGGTAGTTTTACAGGACTGCGACCTATTTGGGTGTTAGTTTCTTTGCTTGTGGGGACATACATTGGCGGTTTGCTAGGATTGCTAATTGCTGTCCCTGTCGCTGGTTTAATCAAAGATGCAGTCGATGGTTTCCCATCCTTAACTACTGGTATTGAGAACGTTTTACCGACCGAAACCACGACAGAAGTCTTAAGTCCAGAATCAACGTCATCATGA
- a CDS encoding transglycosylase domain-containing protein: MPPSNRYEQEETTNENLPPTQVVRQKKLLNQISGITSGIVTRFTSREHPIYRRVWFWAGLSVGGSIIAFNYLLGEIDKTLPEKAELQAVVREQTITIKAVDGTILQQQGEATREKVNLEQMPEILKNAFIASEDSRFTQHQGIDPQGIVRAAVNNLRSQNVVEGGSTITQQLSRILFLKQERTVWRKLKEVRLAQKLEQELTKDQILERYLNLVYLGAGAYGVADAAWVYFSKPVDQLTLPEAATIAGMPPAPSLFSPDKNPQAAKQRRNLVLQRMEKEGFITPAQRQAATQAVITLKSSLPKRLQVESPYFTSYIQQELPKYVSSEVLANGGLTVETSLNPTWQQAAEAAVAKTLRNQGRWQNFKQAALVAIDPRNGEIKAMVGGQDFGQNQFNRVTQAQRQPGSTFKGFVYATAIATGKNPNDTYVDAPVVVDGYEPKNYGETFRGTMNMRDALTRSVNVVALKIMLDVGFEPTIQLAKNMGIKSKLNPHYSLALGSNEVNLLELTSAYGSFATLGLHSEPHGIRRILNRKGEVIWSAKFDSKRVLDPTSAAIMTWMLRNVVEAGTGAAAQLPNRPVAGKTGTSDEARDLWFIGYIPQVVTGVWLGNDNNRPTYGSSGSAAYTWHEFMEKAIEGMPIEKFPERPKLEGRKGSIKAKPIKAKQILNRSLTPNEESAQETGSSSRRRRRSQRLEETTPTDSPRRRRRYRSQESGSSGSEESPRTRRRRPVVESDTSQPSRRSRRSSSTVDNSSGSASSAPTPSWRERLRPNSSSSN; encoded by the coding sequence TTGCCACCTAGTAATCGTTACGAGCAAGAGGAAACCACAAACGAGAACTTACCGCCAACTCAGGTGGTAAGACAAAAAAAATTATTAAACCAGATAAGTGGTATAACATCTGGGATTGTTACTAGGTTTACAAGCCGTGAACACCCAATTTATCGCCGTGTATGGTTTTGGGCGGGCTTAAGTGTAGGTGGTAGCATCATTGCCTTCAATTACTTATTAGGGGAAATCGATAAAACCTTACCTGAGAAAGCGGAATTGCAAGCTGTCGTCCGTGAGCAAACAATTACCATCAAAGCTGTTGATGGCACTATATTACAACAGCAAGGCGAAGCAACCAGGGAAAAAGTCAATCTGGAGCAGATGCCGGAGATCCTCAAAAATGCTTTTATTGCCTCCGAAGACAGCAGATTCACTCAGCACCAAGGTATTGACCCCCAAGGAATTGTCAGAGCAGCCGTAAATAATTTGCGATCGCAAAATGTGGTAGAAGGTGGTAGCACGATTACTCAACAGTTATCACGGATTCTTTTCCTCAAACAAGAGCGTACAGTTTGGCGCAAACTTAAGGAAGTACGCCTTGCCCAAAAGCTAGAACAAGAATTAACCAAAGACCAGATTTTAGAGCGTTATTTGAATTTAGTATATTTAGGTGCTGGGGCTTATGGTGTAGCAGATGCAGCCTGGGTATACTTCAGTAAACCAGTAGACCAACTTACCCTCCCGGAAGCGGCAACAATCGCGGGAATGCCTCCTGCACCGAGCTTATTTTCACCAGACAAAAACCCGCAAGCAGCCAAACAACGACGAAATTTGGTATTGCAACGGATGGAAAAAGAGGGCTTTATTACACCAGCCCAAAGGCAAGCAGCCACCCAAGCAGTAATTACCCTCAAATCTAGTTTACCCAAGCGGTTACAAGTAGAATCCCCCTACTTCACCAGCTATATTCAGCAAGAATTGCCCAAGTATGTTTCTTCGGAAGTGTTAGCGAATGGGGGTTTAACTGTGGAAACCAGCTTAAACCCAACTTGGCAGCAAGCCGCAGAAGCAGCCGTTGCTAAAACTTTACGCAATCAAGGACGATGGCAAAACTTCAAACAAGCCGCTTTAGTTGCCATCGATCCCCGTAATGGGGAAATCAAGGCAATGGTTGGGGGTCAAGACTTTGGTCAAAACCAATTTAACCGTGTTACCCAAGCGCAACGCCAGCCAGGTTCCACATTTAAGGGTTTTGTCTATGCGACAGCTATCGCCACTGGTAAAAACCCCAACGATACTTATGTAGATGCTCCCGTTGTAGTCGATGGTTACGAACCGAAAAACTACGGGGAAACCTTCCGAGGCACAATGAATATGCGCGATGCCCTCACCCGTTCGGTGAATGTGGTCGCGTTGAAAATCATGCTAGATGTGGGATTTGAGCCAACAATTCAACTAGCCAAGAACATGGGGATTAAATCAAAACTCAATCCTCATTATTCTCTAGCCCTTGGTTCCAATGAAGTTAATCTCTTAGAGTTAACCAGTGCTTACGGCAGTTTTGCAACCCTTGGGTTACACTCGGAACCTCATGGCATCCGTCGTATCCTCAACCGCAAAGGTGAGGTCATCTGGTCAGCAAAATTTGACTCGAAGCGAGTGCTTGATCCTACTAGTGCCGCTATTATGACCTGGATGTTACGTAACGTGGTCGAAGCAGGCACTGGTGCAGCCGCCCAATTGCCTAATAGACCCGTTGCTGGTAAGACAGGTACATCTGATGAAGCCCGCGATTTATGGTTTATTGGCTATATTCCCCAAGTAGTTACAGGGGTTTGGTTGGGTAACGATAATAATCGTCCTACTTATGGTAGTAGTGGCAGTGCTGCTTACACTTGGCATGAATTTATGGAAAAAGCCATAGAGGGAATGCCAATAGAAAAATTTCCCGAAAGACCAAAACTGGAAGGTCGCAAGGGCAGCATCAAAGCAAAACCCATCAAAGCAAAACAAATTCTCAATCGTTCTCTGACACCTAATGAAGAGTCAGCGCAAGAGACTGGTTCTTCCAGCAGACGCAGAAGGCGCTCCCAACGATTAGAAGAAACCACTCCAACTGATTCACCTAGAAGACGTAGACGATATCGTAGCCAAGAATCAGGTTCTAGTGGTAGTGAAGAATCACCCCGCACAAGACGGCGCAGACCAGTTGTAGAATCAGATACTTCACAACCGTCCCGCAGGTCTCGACGGTCTTCATCCACAGTAGATAATAGCTCTGGCTCGGCCAGTTCTGCACCAACACCTTCTTGGCGGGAAAGACTTAGACCTAATTCATCCTCTTCTAACTAA
- a CDS encoding DEAD/DEAH box helicase family protein, with the protein MARTPTLSYDRGTLILHPPPRGKAWMDYATWDDRVEKFRIPAMRYRAVVEALQAEDVFFIDEAKQFYPIDLVPSLEMEPYPHQSEALAAWKLAGRQGVVVLPTAAGKTYLAQLAMQATPRTTLIVVPTLDLMHQWYAHLVAAFPDAEVGLLGGGSRDKSPVLVATYDSAAIHAEALGNQYALIVFDECHHLPTDFSKVIAEYAIAPYRLGLSATPERTDGKHADLNILIGQEVYRKRAEDLAGKALAEHEIVQIKVKLSQQERERYNNLIQIRNDFLRQSKVSLGSIQGWQMFVQMSARSQSGRRAMLAHREAKEIALGTDSKLRILANLLAKHYPERVLIFTADNATVYKISQDLLIPAITHQTPVKERHEILTKFREGEYNTLVASHVLNEGVDVPAAAIAIILSGTGSTREYIQRLGRILRKGNIQNKQAILYEVIAEDTSEENTSARRRGEDKKANLQVVYGSGKGTTAKAAEQIEINYVVDNSSANNQGNATNGTPQPSPKRRRNNTKKTED; encoded by the coding sequence ATGGCTCGCACTCCCACCTTAAGCTACGATCGCGGTACACTAATTCTGCATCCACCACCACGGGGCAAAGCCTGGATGGATTATGCTACGTGGGATGATAGAGTAGAAAAATTTCGGATTCCGGCGATGAGATATCGCGCTGTGGTGGAAGCACTGCAAGCGGAAGACGTATTTTTCATCGATGAAGCCAAGCAATTTTACCCCATAGATTTGGTTCCTAGTTTAGAAATGGAACCCTATCCCCATCAGAGTGAGGCTCTAGCAGCTTGGAAACTAGCGGGAAGACAGGGGGTGGTGGTGTTACCAACGGCGGCGGGAAAGACTTATCTGGCGCAGTTGGCGATGCAGGCCACACCACGGACTACCTTAATTGTTGTGCCGACTTTAGACTTGATGCACCAATGGTATGCTCATTTGGTGGCGGCGTTTCCCGATGCTGAAGTGGGGTTACTTGGGGGTGGTTCGCGGGATAAATCACCAGTTTTAGTTGCAACTTACGATAGTGCAGCCATTCACGCCGAAGCCTTGGGGAATCAGTATGCTTTGATTGTCTTTGATGAGTGCCATCATTTACCTACCGATTTTAGCAAAGTGATTGCCGAGTATGCGATCGCTCCCTACCGTCTGGGATTATCAGCCACCCCAGAACGCACCGATGGTAAACACGCCGATTTGAATATTCTCATTGGTCAGGAAGTGTACCGCAAACGTGCTGAAGATTTGGCGGGGAAGGCGCTAGCTGAACACGAAATTGTGCAAATTAAGGTGAAGTTATCCCAGCAGGAACGGGAAAGATACAACAATTTAATTCAAATTCGCAACGATTTTTTGCGCCAATCAAAGGTTTCCTTGGGTAGTATACAAGGCTGGCAGATGTTTGTGCAGATGAGTGCGCGATCGCAATCTGGACGTAGAGCTATGTTAGCGCACCGTGAAGCCAAAGAAATCGCCTTGGGTACTGATAGCAAGTTAAGAATTTTAGCTAATTTACTCGCCAAGCATTATCCAGAACGAGTGTTAATTTTCACGGCTGATAATGCTACCGTTTATAAAATATCTCAAGATTTACTAATTCCCGCCATTACTCATCAAACACCAGTCAAAGAACGCCACGAAATTTTAACTAAATTTCGAGAAGGTGAATATAATACTTTAGTTGCTTCCCATGTGTTGAATGAAGGTGTTGATGTGCCGGCTGCTGCTATCGCCATTATTTTATCTGGGACAGGTTCAACTAGAGAATATATTCAACGTTTAGGAAGAATTTTACGTAAGGGAAATATTCAAAATAAACAGGCGATTTTATATGAAGTGATAGCGGAAGATACCAGTGAGGAAAATACTTCGGCACGGCGACGCGGGGAAGATAAGAAAGCAAATTTACAAGTAGTTTATGGCAGTGGTAAGGGAACAACCGCTAAAGCTGCCGAGCAAATAGAAATCAATTATGTAGTCGATAATTCATCAGCTAACAACCAGGGAAATGCTACCAACGGAACTCCTCAGCCATCGCCTAAACGGCGAAGAAATAATACCAAAAAGACTGAAGATTGA
- a CDS encoding DUF790 family protein, translating to MLPTELLSHRLNGEEIIPKRLKIDQKTIDLTNELISCFQAAQGKTQGFLENQLLDLEGDATDYRVKRGLAYIIKSNFCTFEVVSPLEPPMLRERVFSLAAKSAPSRESTQLTLSKIADELTQELEREVLSEQVRDGLYADLSENKILTNFDVPTPVDILNRYNLSQVQGIFYKASKLILNAHRNVPGEYKLLFRYLKLFQLMAYIEGDADHGFTITVDGPTSLFNSSTRYGLAIAKLIPALLHVTKWSLAATLQTRDVYTDTWKTGRFTLNSECGLVSHYSKGKPYDSMLEASFADKWDALKTAWVLEREVDLIPIPGSVMIPDFRLVHPDGREFLLEIVGYWRPEYLQKKFSQVRRSGCDNLILAISERLNLEKAGVKLDNVPAKIIWFKDKLLPKSVLAVLD from the coding sequence ATGCTACCAACGGAACTCCTCAGCCATCGCCTAAACGGCGAAGAAATAATACCAAAAAGACTGAAGATTGATCAGAAAACCATAGATTTAACTAATGAATTAATCAGTTGTTTTCAAGCAGCACAAGGTAAGACTCAAGGCTTTTTAGAAAATCAACTTTTGGATTTAGAAGGAGACGCTACAGATTATCGTGTAAAACGGGGTTTAGCTTACATTATCAAAAGCAATTTCTGCACCTTTGAAGTAGTGAGTCCTCTAGAACCACCAATGTTAAGAGAACGGGTATTTTCTTTGGCTGCGAAATCTGCACCTAGTCGGGAATCAACACAACTGACATTGAGCAAGATTGCTGATGAATTAACTCAAGAATTAGAACGGGAAGTTTTATCAGAACAAGTCCGTGATGGACTTTATGCTGATTTGTCTGAAAATAAAATTTTGACAAACTTTGATGTCCCCACACCAGTAGATATATTAAATCGCTATAACTTGTCCCAGGTGCAGGGAATATTCTATAAAGCCAGCAAGTTAATTTTAAATGCTCATCGCAATGTTCCAGGGGAATATAAACTGTTATTCCGCTATCTGAAGCTATTTCAACTCATGGCTTATATTGAAGGCGATGCTGACCACGGCTTTACAATCACCGTTGATGGGCCGACCAGCTTATTTAATTCTAGTACACGCTATGGGTTAGCGATCGCCAAACTCATCCCCGCCTTACTTCATGTCACCAAATGGAGTCTAGCAGCCACATTACAAACCCGTGATGTCTACACAGATACATGGAAAACAGGCAGATTTACCCTTAATTCCGAGTGTGGTTTAGTCTCTCATTACTCCAAAGGGAAACCCTACGATAGTATGTTAGAAGCATCCTTTGCTGATAAATGGGATGCTTTAAAAACAGCATGGGTATTAGAAAGAGAAGTAGATTTAATTCCCATTCCTGGGAGTGTGATGATTCCCGACTTTCGCTTAGTTCATCCTGATGGGAGAGAATTTTTATTAGAAATAGTTGGTTATTGGCGACCAGAATATTTACAAAAGAAGTTTTCCCAAGTGCGGCGTTCTGGTTGTGATAATTTAATCTTGGCTATTTCCGAAAGATTGAATTTGGAAAAAGCTGGAGTTAAGTTGGATAATGTGCCGGCAAAAATCATTTGGTTTAAAGATAAATTATTGCCAAAATCTGTTTTAGCTGTGTTGGATTAA
- a CDS encoding DUF6006 family protein, with protein sequence MKNITKWLLGLAIVPASLILVSSHTQASQVASEWFFGLWDCNIDGRPAQMQWKVVDDPQTTCDGDVCSTTSGVRLIGRFSDNGNRWVPLGKRFSNRSKQDLGIRYLGAEQDNWYLRYNSRTKIADGWTTWRGNRYPLQCRNRR encoded by the coding sequence ATGAAAAACATCACAAAATGGCTTTTAGGCTTGGCGATTGTTCCCGCGAGTTTGATATTGGTATCTAGTCATACTCAAGCTAGTCAAGTTGCTAGTGAGTGGTTCTTTGGTTTGTGGGATTGTAATATTGACGGTAGACCAGCCCAAATGCAATGGAAAGTAGTAGATGACCCACAGACTACTTGTGATGGTGATGTTTGCTCTACTACTTCTGGTGTCCGTCTCATCGGGCGGTTTAGTGATAATGGTAATAGATGGGTTCCTTTAGGAAAACGTTTTTCCAACAGATCAAAACAGGATTTAGGGATTCGTTATTTAGGTGCAGAGCAAGATAATTGGTATCTTAGATACAACAGTCGTACTAAGATTGCAGATGGTTGGACAACATGGCGAGGTAATCGTTATCCCCTACAATGCCGCAATCGTAGATGA
- a CDS encoding pentapeptide repeat-containing protein, producing the protein MCALLVLLLPLPVWAAPTQPERTPLTLELLQERLRTPTLREGNLTVDLRQLVIDLRPENSIFRDGFYQLLRKELQKTGAKPLGLDLSYSLIQGDFVGSDLGLRTPLYAQAIAPIFTKTEQEQLERLRLVCLQSLAVSLPNSKDCQSLLGTQPTVAGDVTVFRGALTLEQTRFNGEVTFVNTFFLQSVNAKNATFLQPTNWHESRFSRPVNFNNASFRQACNFQDSVFFDKANFKQTQFQETANFQRISFENVANFNEAQFKQLAKFGGVQWQDNADFSGVRFANQAQFTRASFNQSLSLVETTFEQAVIFREALFNRPVDLRGASILNQADFSDAIFSSASFLNVPGLTFNSNQAKILGNPGQIGQMFDIPTLQGNQNVLRNLGQNFRQQQQVADANQLEYTKQQLRLKELSKRLIGTNINSALVASLVKLGFSPTQANVIDQRRQIKAFRNSSELLSLADIDLEIYNKLSDRLVVAEPLSLGSWLLEAWLWLALSVLLLLSGYGTNFWLVFGVGGVAIAYFGLVFWLVDRARRLRPVPIIPTYYETVSVLISFSCLEFFSLLAIFQNAEQPLLTLGCILIIIVPVPVTLLTRLYQQGRYHDLINVSYFTEDGTFRQLRLLIGRLPVIPRNPTFRERYMPLLSDRHWNWLNYYDFSLNNLVRLGFNDIRLRDEHLPGIIATLAWYQWSLGVLYITLVLWTLSRTIPGLNLLIYLK; encoded by the coding sequence TTGTGTGCGTTGTTAGTATTATTGCTCCCTTTGCCAGTTTGGGCTGCACCAACACAACCAGAACGCACACCCTTAACCCTAGAATTATTACAAGAGCGATTACGAACACCAACGCTACGGGAAGGGAATTTAACTGTAGATTTGCGGCAACTGGTAATTGATTTGCGTCCAGAAAACTCTATTTTTCGAGATGGATTTTATCAATTGTTGCGTAAAGAACTGCAAAAAACTGGTGCAAAACCTTTAGGTTTAGACTTGAGTTATTCTCTGATTCAAGGGGATTTTGTGGGTAGTGATTTGGGTTTAAGAACACCTTTATACGCTCAGGCGATCGCTCCCATTTTTACCAAAACTGAACAAGAACAATTAGAACGCTTACGCCTCGTTTGTTTGCAATCATTGGCTGTGAGTTTGCCTAATTCTAAAGATTGCCAATCACTTCTAGGAACTCAGCCAACAGTAGCAGGTGATGTGACTGTTTTTCGCGGTGCCTTAACCCTGGAACAAACCCGATTTAATGGAGAAGTAACATTTGTTAATACCTTTTTTCTGCAATCTGTCAATGCTAAAAATGCTACTTTTCTCCAGCCTACTAACTGGCATGAAAGTAGATTTAGTCGTCCTGTAAACTTTAATAATGCCAGTTTTAGACAAGCCTGTAATTTTCAAGACAGTGTTTTCTTTGATAAAGCTAATTTCAAACAAACTCAATTTCAGGAGACAGCTAATTTTCAAAGAATCTCTTTTGAAAATGTGGCTAATTTTAACGAAGCTCAGTTTAAGCAATTGGCTAAATTTGGTGGTGTCCAGTGGCAAGATAATGCTGATTTCTCTGGGGTAAGATTTGCCAATCAAGCACAGTTTACCAGAGCTAGTTTTAATCAGTCACTATCTTTAGTAGAAACAACTTTTGAGCAAGCCGTCATTTTTCGAGAAGCATTATTTAATCGACCTGTAGATTTACGTGGTGCAAGTATTCTCAATCAAGCAGATTTTAGTGATGCCATATTTTCTTCGGCATCATTTTTAAATGTCCCTGGATTAACTTTTAATTCTAATCAAGCAAAAATTTTAGGTAATCCTGGGCAAATTGGACAAATGTTTGATATCCCTACATTACAAGGTAATCAAAATGTTTTGCGAAATTTAGGGCAGAATTTCCGGCAGCAACAGCAAGTTGCCGATGCGAATCAATTAGAATATACCAAGCAACAATTACGCCTCAAAGAGTTAAGTAAACGTTTAATTGGCACAAATATTAATAGTGCCTTGGTAGCAAGTTTAGTTAAGTTGGGTTTTTCTCCTACACAAGCAAATGTCATTGACCAACGTCGGCAAATAAAAGCATTTCGCAATAGTAGTGAGTTATTGAGTTTAGCCGACATTGATTTAGAAATATACAATAAACTGAGCGATCGCCTGGTAGTTGCGGAACCTCTCTCCTTGGGAAGCTGGTTGCTGGAAGCTTGGCTGTGGTTAGCTTTGAGTGTATTACTGTTGTTGAGTGGCTACGGTACAAACTTTTGGTTAGTATTTGGAGTGGGGGGAGTAGCGATCGCTTATTTTGGGTTAGTTTTTTGGTTGGTAGATCGCGCGCGTCGTCTGCGTCCTGTACCAATTATTCCCACCTACTACGAAACCGTTTCTGTCCTCATTAGTTTTAGTTGTTTAGAATTTTTTAGCTTATTAGCTATTTTTCAGAATGCGGAACAACCTTTGCTCACACTAGGCTGTATTTTGATTATTATCGTTCCCGTACCTGTAACTTTATTGACTCGCCTTTATCAACAAGGTCGTTATCACGATTTAATCAATGTTTCTTACTTCACAGAAGACGGAACCTTTAGACAACTGCGGTTATTGATTGGACGTTTACCAGTCATTCCCAGAAATCCCACCTTTCGGGAAAGATATATGCCATTATTAAGCGATCGCCATTGGAACTGGCTCAATTATTATGATTTTAGCCTCAATAATTTAGTCAGGTTGGGATTTAACGATATTCGCCTCAGAGACGAACATTTACCAGGAATTATCGCTACCCTGGCTTGGTATCAATGGAGTTTAGGCGTACTCTACATCACCTTAGTTCTGTGGACACTATCCCGCACTATCCCAGGGTTGAATCTATTAATTTATCTTAAGTAG
- a CDS encoding zinc-dependent alcohol dehydrogenase family protein gives MKAVLMTAPGNPEVLQLQEVPNPGVPVGSTELLVRLVAAGINPIDTKLRKRGTFYPEQMPAILGCDGAGVVEAVGAGVQGFRVGDAVYFCNGGLGGHQGNYAEYTIVDERFAAHKPASLTFAEAAAAPLVLITAWEALYERGRLEPKERVLIHAGAGGVGHVAIQLAKLKGAIVSTTVGSEDKANFVKQLGADHVILYKNTDFAQAALDWTNGEGVDLAFDTVGGETFHKTFPAVRIYGDIVTILEPDANTVWKVARNRNLRIGLELMLTPMLLNLVEAQQHQAEILTECADWIDQGKLKIHVSHKFPLQDAAKAHQLLESGSIAGKIVLLISDE, from the coding sequence GTGAAAGCCGTTCTGATGACCGCACCGGGGAATCCTGAAGTACTGCAATTGCAGGAAGTACCCAATCCTGGCGTTCCTGTAGGTAGTACAGAACTTTTAGTTCGTTTGGTAGCGGCTGGTATTAACCCCATTGATACTAAACTACGCAAGCGTGGCACTTTTTACCCTGAGCAAATGCCTGCCATTTTAGGATGTGATGGTGCTGGTGTTGTAGAAGCTGTGGGTGCTGGTGTCCAGGGTTTTCGTGTGGGGGATGCAGTGTATTTTTGCAATGGTGGTTTAGGAGGACATCAAGGCAATTACGCTGAATATACTATTGTCGATGAACGTTTTGCTGCCCATAAGCCAGCTTCCCTGACCTTTGCTGAAGCCGCCGCCGCACCTTTGGTACTAATCACCGCTTGGGAAGCTTTATATGAACGGGGAAGATTAGAACCAAAAGAGAGGGTTTTAATTCATGCGGGTGCGGGTGGTGTTGGTCATGTAGCGATTCAATTAGCAAAATTGAAAGGTGCAATTGTTTCCACTACGGTTGGTTCGGAAGATAAGGCGAATTTTGTAAAACAACTGGGTGCGGATCATGTGATTTTATATAAAAATACAGATTTTGCCCAAGCTGCTTTAGATTGGACGAACGGGGAAGGTGTAGATTTAGCTTTTGATACTGTTGGCGGTGAAACTTTTCACAAAACCTTTCCCGCAGTGCGTATCTATGGCGATATTGTGACGATTTTGGAACCAGATGCAAATACAGTTTGGAAAGTTGCCAGAAACCGCAATTTACGCATTGGCTTGGAATTAATGCTGACACCGATGTTGTTAAATTTAGTGGAGGCGCAGCAACACCAGGCAGAAATTTTGACAGAATGTGCTGATTGGATTGATCAAGGTAAGTTAAAAATTCACGTTAGTCATAAGTTTCCTTTGCAAGATGCAGCTAAAGCTCATCAGTTACTTGAATCTGGCAGTATTGCGGGTAAAATTGTTCTGCTGATTAGCGATGAATGA
- the folK gene encoding 2-amino-4-hydroxy-6-hydroxymethyldihydropteridine diphosphokinase, translating to MFTKHNAEFKPKIQASAIALGSNIGDSLTILEAATAELAAIPGIQIQAKSSWYITKAVGPPQPDYLNGCIILQVELDPPKLLEVLLTIEQKFGRVRQERWGPRSLDLDLLLYDDLIIDTPTLQIPHPRMQERAFVLVPLAEIAPDWLEPISGYVIRELVKKVDCSDVHLLKGS from the coding sequence ATATTCACAAAGCACAATGCAGAGTTTAAACCAAAGATCCAGGCAAGCGCGATCGCTCTTGGTAGTAACATCGGTGATTCTTTAACAATATTAGAAGCTGCGACAGCAGAATTAGCAGCTATTCCAGGCATTCAAATACAAGCAAAATCCAGTTGGTATATCACCAAAGCAGTAGGGCCGCCACAGCCAGATTATTTAAATGGTTGCATCATACTACAAGTAGAACTTGACCCCCCAAAATTGCTAGAAGTATTGCTAACAATAGAACAGAAGTTTGGGCGGGTGCGTCAAGAGCGCTGGGGGCCGCGATCGCTAGACTTGGATTTGTTATTGTATGATGACTTAATTATTGATACACCAACTCTCCAAATACCCCATCCGCGAATGCAAGAGCGAGCCTTTGTTTTAGTACCTCTAGCGGAGATTGCGCCCGACTGGTTAGAACCAATTTCCGGATATGTAATTAGAGAACTGGTAAAAAAGGTAGACTGTTCTGATGTACATTTGTTAAAGGGCAGTTAA